A genomic window from Treponema maltophilum ATCC 51939 includes:
- a CDS encoding tetratricopeptide repeat protein — protein sequence MKQNTFSKEFLIMQRAEKAVLARDYASAVRLYVRLLKSDPNNIDVLSKLGSVYVYAGDDANAFKIYKTVIQSDPSNLSALNHLSGIYRRRGQYDESIKLIEKVRQVSANPDEMAYNEGYTYKLMGKYDEAVSCFLNAIELNPNDVLAYNHLGTIEDLLGQPDKALSAFSRGLQIDPNHPILHYNLALHFVGLNEAEKAIMHFEAALRVRPNWDEALDAYSELLIKINRPDRAEEVLQQNIKLNPKSISAYNKLGKLYAGQNDFAKAENAYLKALALDGENMCALDGLGKVYDKQKKYFDAAAIMERLGKLQANDTETSLRYAKILIELERFRDADILLKKIYDASPHNIQTLNVLAQYFARRNDIKKAYTCYRRILRIDCKAADFLKDNAEQFMHTGKLKYAEQLLKEYLRRKTEDADAWARLGKCYRELGKYKKALKALSCSLNIDSNNYFAIEELGILTQFLNEDAASMNFIAELLNKNNDSDPDLDTLRSSMTVRETALDAMEKDENKNGEDVLDGNAFGGEKGKDENRDKDEDDFPVSSAEIGFESLRQKEDEGEDAVLKLDAAADEPLFHDEYDPLIFPESFFSDAENEKSFEQKDKEPFDLSNLFPIDSPLEITPTDKDELFDDFFDKKSSQHYDPIEEEELLTVDGSGFEPDDEEDGVRNEEKTIPVFENLPPPVQNASSPIAPQSPVPPQFISQPPQFIPQPAQSIPPVPQTSVPAAQPITPPQTVPLVQNTPPQNVIPVQSAPIPLHDMPLDDVPLEPEFLPPEPQPKTESAEPVVPTTPRPEENGNFEDENPLPDEMPIDTEQPLFDEDFPVEDDRPLEVLDSAEEPEDDENFDEMLMNQVRKVLDDVFDTSPIEEFSRTFEMFNSLRGLCSYLPDEKKDEFFSDLNRVKLDYVIDRLEGKPGLLAAAQALHSSGLVKPYTGAPKKEFLQRTLSYMDSLANTLSDKGHARALRKEIHRVLDRLNKKSP from the coding sequence ATGAAACAAAATACGTTTTCAAAAGAATTTTTAATAATGCAGCGCGCCGAAAAGGCCGTTCTTGCGCGCGATTATGCATCCGCCGTACGCTTATATGTCCGTCTTTTAAAATCAGATCCGAATAATATCGACGTGCTTTCAAAATTAGGCTCCGTTTATGTGTATGCAGGCGACGATGCCAACGCCTTCAAAATTTACAAAACCGTTATTCAAAGCGACCCGTCGAATCTTTCGGCTTTGAACCATTTAAGCGGAATATACCGCAGAAGAGGGCAATACGACGAATCCATCAAGCTTATCGAAAAAGTCAGGCAGGTCAGCGCAAATCCCGATGAAATGGCTTACAACGAAGGCTACACGTATAAGCTCATGGGTAAATACGATGAAGCCGTTTCATGCTTTTTGAATGCAATCGAATTGAACCCGAACGACGTGCTTGCGTACAATCACTTGGGAACGATAGAAGATTTACTCGGGCAGCCGGACAAGGCGCTCTCCGCTTTTTCACGCGGGCTGCAGATCGATCCGAACCATCCCATTCTGCACTATAATTTAGCCCTCCATTTTGTCGGTTTGAACGAAGCGGAAAAGGCAATAATGCATTTTGAAGCGGCTCTCCGCGTCAGACCGAATTGGGATGAAGCCTTGGACGCGTATTCCGAGCTGCTCATAAAAATAAACCGGCCCGACCGCGCCGAAGAAGTGCTGCAGCAAAACATTAAGTTAAACCCGAAAAGCATAAGCGCGTACAATAAGCTCGGCAAGCTGTATGCCGGACAAAACGATTTTGCAAAAGCGGAAAATGCGTATTTAAAGGCTTTGGCGCTGGACGGAGAAAACATGTGCGCTCTGGACGGACTCGGCAAGGTTTACGACAAGCAAAAAAAATATTTCGATGCGGCCGCCATTATGGAACGGCTCGGAAAATTGCAGGCGAACGATACGGAAACATCCCTGCGTTATGCGAAAATTCTTATCGAACTGGAACGATTCCGCGATGCCGATATCTTGCTCAAAAAGATTTACGATGCCTCTCCTCATAATATTCAAACGTTGAACGTATTGGCTCAATATTTTGCGCGCCGGAACGACATAAAAAAAGCGTATACCTGTTACAGGCGCATTTTGCGCATCGACTGCAAAGCCGCGGATTTCTTAAAAGACAATGCCGAACAGTTTATGCATACGGGAAAATTAAAATATGCGGAACAGCTTTTAAAAGAATATTTACGGCGAAAAACCGAAGATGCCGATGCGTGGGCACGTTTGGGTAAATGTTACCGCGAACTCGGCAAATATAAAAAGGCTTTAAAGGCGTTAAGCTGCAGTTTGAATATCGACAGCAACAATTATTTTGCGATAGAAGAACTCGGAATTTTAACGCAATTTTTAAATGAAGACGCCGCATCGATGAATTTTATCGCGGAACTGCTGAATAAAAATAACGATTCCGATCCCGATTTGGATACGCTGCGCAGTTCAATGACGGTGCGGGAAACCGCACTCGACGCTATGGAAAAAGACGAAAACAAAAACGGCGAAGATGTGCTCGACGGTAATGCATTTGGCGGCGAAAAAGGCAAAGATGAAAACCGGGATAAAGATGAAGACGACTTTCCCGTATCGAGTGCCGAAATAGGCTTTGAAAGTCTTCGGCAAAAAGAAGATGAAGGCGAAGATGCCGTGCTTAAACTTGATGCCGCCGCTGACGAACCGCTTTTTCACGACGAATACGATCCGTTGATTTTTCCGGAGTCTTTTTTTTCGGACGCCGAAAACGAAAAGAGTTTCGAACAAAAGGACAAAGAACCGTTCGACCTTTCAAATCTGTTTCCCATCGACAGCCCTTTGGAGATTACTCCGACCGATAAAGACGAACTGTTCGATGATTTTTTCGATAAAAAAAGTTCGCAGCACTATGACCCTATAGAAGAAGAGGAACTGCTGACCGTCGACGGAAGCGGCTTCGAACCGGATGACGAGGAAGACGGTGTGCGGAATGAAGAAAAGACCATTCCCGTTTTTGAAAACCTGCCTCCGCCGGTTCAAAATGCGTCTTCCCCTATAGCACCCCAAAGTCCGGTACCGCCGCAATTTATATCGCAGCCACCGCAATTTATACCGCAGCCGGCACAAAGTATACCGCCGGTGCCGCAAACGTCCGTTCCCGCCGCACAACCGATTACGCCTCCGCAAACCGTTCCGCTTGTACAAAATACTCCTCCGCAAAACGTGATACCTGTACAAAGCGCGCCGATTCCACTTCACGACATGCCGCTTGACGATGTGCCGCTCGAGCCCGAATTTTTGCCGCCCGAACCTCAACCGAAAACGGAGAGTGCGGAACCGGTTGTTCCGACGACGCCAAGACCCGAAGAAAACGGGAACTTCGAAGACGAAAATCCGCTGCCGGATGAAATGCCTATCGATACCGAACAGCCGCTTTTTGATGAAGACTTTCCCGTAGAGGACGACCGCCCGCTGGAAGTGCTCGATTCGGCTGAAGAACCGGAAGACGACGAAAACTTTGACGAAATGCTTATGAATCAAGTGCGCAAGGTGCTTGACGATGTATTCGATACTTCGCCGATAGAAGAATTTTCACGCACTTTCGAAATGTTCAATTCGCTGCGCGGTCTGTGCTCGTATTTGCCGGATGAAAAAAAAGACGAATTCTTCTCGGATTTGAACAGGGTTAAACTGGATTATGTAATCGATCGTTTGGAAGGGAAGCCCGGACTTTTAGCCGCGGCGCAAGCGCTTCATTCGAGCGGCTTGGTAAAGCCCTATACGGGAGCGCCGAAAAAGGAATTTCTGCAAAGAACGCTTTCGTATATGGATTCGCTTGCAAATACGCTTTCGGACAAGGGGCATGCGCGGGCTTTGCGAAAAGAAATTCATCGGGTCTTAGACCGACTCAATAAAAAAAGCCCTTGA
- the uvrC gene encoding excinuclease ABC subunit UvrC, which translates to MEAQNAQYEILHRTALSAPQSSGVYLWKDAGAHILYVGKAKNLKNRLSSYFSGHKDIKTRVLVSKAFSIEYITTDNEYEALILENTLIKQHHPRYNIDLKDDKSYPVARITNEAFPRIIKTRRIIQDGSLYYGPFPNAGALSTFIDTLSAIYPLRQCKRMPDRKNPCMYYHIGRCAAPCCGKIDKQSYISIIDEIKSFLEENVETAARKLEAKMKEAAKNLEFEKAGRCRDCLGALRTLRQQNAVVDFNPESRDYIGFYSEGTLVSFAVLKMRSGKLVMRDLYRTRSLKDDDELIGEFMSAYYTEAAMIPPRIFVRNKSGTELMEKWLFETFGVRTIITVPEETDAFARHDAALNMAVHNAKEDIIRRMRERGDTPALEELKKLLNLDSLPMRIEGFDIAHLAGKFPIASLISFYNGNPDKKNYRIFRLKSLDGRIDDFESMREATSRRYTRLLNEQAEMPDLIMIDGGIGQVNAVKGVLDALGLNIPIVGLAKRDEELYVPGNSTPLRLPKRSDALRLLQRVRDETHRFATSRNQNLRTKENTVSLFTKLPHIGEKRAALITEKWPTMAELSAASVQEIADVLTLSTGPAEDVHKAAVLLAAQTAERRSVLSADTALAAAGTSGSGTAPAGADYAAQLAQLALKGGAQDDSSAAEKESSYASVPSAEPSGK; encoded by the coding sequence ATGGAAGCTCAAAACGCACAATACGAAATTTTGCACCGAACGGCTCTTTCGGCGCCGCAGTCGAGCGGCGTGTATTTATGGAAAGACGCCGGCGCACATATTCTGTATGTAGGCAAGGCTAAAAATCTGAAAAACCGTTTATCCTCCTATTTTTCCGGGCATAAAGACATAAAAACCCGCGTTTTGGTATCAAAAGCGTTCTCTATAGAATATATCACGACGGACAACGAATATGAAGCGCTTATTTTGGAAAACACCCTTATAAAGCAGCACCATCCCCGATACAATATAGACCTCAAGGACGATAAATCCTACCCGGTTGCCCGCATTACGAATGAAGCATTTCCGCGGATTATAAAAACCCGCAGAATTATACAGGACGGTTCGCTGTATTACGGCCCTTTTCCCAACGCAGGCGCTTTAAGTACCTTTATCGACACTTTGTCCGCCATATATCCGCTGCGTCAGTGCAAAAGAATGCCCGACAGGAAAAATCCCTGTATGTACTATCATATAGGACGCTGTGCCGCTCCCTGCTGCGGTAAAATCGACAAACAATCCTATATCTCTATTATCGATGAAATTAAGAGTTTTCTTGAAGAAAATGTCGAAACGGCCGCACGGAAGCTCGAAGCAAAAATGAAAGAAGCGGCTAAAAATCTTGAATTCGAAAAGGCCGGACGCTGCCGCGATTGTCTCGGTGCGCTGCGGACTTTGCGTCAGCAAAACGCCGTCGTCGATTTTAACCCCGAAAGCAGAGACTACATCGGCTTTTATTCGGAAGGAACCCTCGTAAGCTTTGCCGTTTTAAAAATGCGCTCCGGCAAACTGGTTATGCGCGATTTATACCGAACGCGCAGTTTAAAAGACGATGACGAACTTATCGGCGAGTTTATGAGCGCGTATTATACGGAAGCGGCAATGATCCCGCCGAGGATTTTCGTACGCAATAAGAGCGGAACGGAATTGATGGAAAAATGGCTTTTTGAAACCTTCGGCGTGCGCACGATTATAACCGTTCCCGAAGAAACGGACGCGTTCGCCCGGCACGACGCCGCTTTGAACATGGCCGTTCACAACGCAAAAGAAGACATTATCCGTCGAATGCGGGAACGCGGCGATACGCCGGCTTTGGAAGAATTGAAAAAGCTGCTCAATTTGGATTCGCTGCCTATGCGCATAGAAGGCTTCGACATAGCCCACCTTGCGGGCAAATTTCCGATTGCGAGTCTTATCAGCTTTTACAACGGGAATCCGGACAAAAAGAATTACCGCATATTCCGCTTAAAATCGCTGGACGGCCGGATAGACGATTTTGAATCCATGCGCGAAGCGACAAGCCGCCGCTACACGAGACTTTTAAACGAACAGGCGGAAATGCCCGACCTCATTATGATAGACGGCGGCATCGGGCAAGTGAATGCGGTAAAGGGCGTTCTCGATGCGCTCGGGCTGAACATTCCGATTGTCGGCTTGGCAAAACGCGACGAAGAGCTGTATGTGCCCGGGAACAGCACGCCGCTGCGATTGCCGAAAAGAAGCGACGCGCTGCGCCTTTTGCAGCGGGTACGCGACGAAACGCACCGGTTTGCGACGAGCCGCAATCAAAACCTGCGCACAAAAGAAAATACCGTAAGCCTTTTTACAAAACTGCCGCATATCGGAGAAAAGCGTGCGGCGCTGATTACGGAAAAATGGCCGACCATGGCCGAATTGAGCGCGGCAAGCGTTCAGGAAATTGCCGATGTTTTAACGCTGAGTACCGGCCCCGCCGAAGACGTGCATAAGGCCGCCGTTTTGCTTGCCGCGCAGACCGCGGAACGCCGAAGCGTACTTTCAGCGGATACGGCACTTGCAGCAGCCGGCACATCGGGTTCCGGCACAGCGCCTGCGGGTGCCGATTATGCCGCGCAGCTTGCGCAGCTCGCGCTGAAAGGCGGCGCGCAAGACGATTCGTCCGCGGCCGAAAAAGAAAGTTCTTACGCTTCCGTGCCTTCCGCCGAACCGTCGGGCAAATAG
- a CDS encoding fibronectin type III domain-containing protein — protein MPLLFAAEKKLVLGGDRGWPEFSRAENIAKTAGRFGKEAVCVAGAGLSATADTDLLLNFETGAVFDRTGNYTLLSSSLTPVSGSIMGKYAALGKGAVKGLELKGGPQSIFGRPGQTGSFTISFWLNPSLAENGETVFSWRSSRTVDGVSVYQMIAAAFFNNKLEWTFTNVFASANMLKNVTLSGKSLTIPGTWALHSLSFDEETGLIEYCVNGKTEDLTYTTDTSRARGTVFLPVLGVPAELAICPGFTGKIDDFCIQKKAVRFDHRQPLFNPSGAYFETKPVGPFPPGTVITGIEAIVDTPKETDIQFFVRAGGNYHAWTDSDPAWGPVTEHTKIENVGGIWLQVAAALYTDGLGEKTPTLTELTLKYTEKDPPLAPVRVFAQAGDGSVDLSWLASAGNSADGYIVYYGESPGEYLGTDALEGRSPINAGNTLSLRLTGLKNGKIYYFAVSAYEDSEPTLEGALSAEVFARPLKGKR, from the coding sequence GTGCCGCTTCTTTTTGCGGCGGAAAAAAAACTGGTGCTGGGCGGCGACCGCGGCTGGCCCGAATTTTCACGAGCCGAAAATATTGCAAAAACGGCCGGCCGGTTCGGCAAAGAAGCCGTTTGCGTAGCGGGCGCCGGTCTTTCGGCGACGGCCGACACCGACCTCTTGCTGAATTTCGAAACGGGCGCCGTTTTTGACCGCACGGGGAATTATACGCTTTTGTCTTCCTCTCTTACGCCCGTGTCCGGTTCCATTATGGGCAAATATGCCGCGCTTGGCAAGGGGGCGGTTAAAGGGCTTGAATTGAAAGGCGGACCTCAAAGCATTTTCGGACGTCCGGGACAAACCGGTTCTTTTACGATTTCGTTTTGGCTGAACCCTTCTCTTGCCGAAAACGGCGAAACGGTTTTTTCGTGGCGTTCATCGCGGACGGTTGACGGCGTTTCCGTTTACCAAATGATTGCCGCCGCGTTTTTTAACAATAAGCTCGAATGGACTTTTACGAACGTGTTCGCGTCCGCGAACATGCTGAAAAATGTGACGCTTTCGGGAAAAAGCTTAACCATTCCCGGTACGTGGGCACTTCATTCGTTGAGTTTTGACGAAGAAACCGGCTTGATCGAATACTGCGTAAACGGAAAAACCGAAGACTTAACTTATACGACGGACACTTCGCGCGCACGGGGAACCGTATTTTTGCCCGTTTTGGGCGTTCCCGCCGAACTTGCAATTTGCCCCGGTTTTACCGGTAAAATCGACGATTTTTGCATACAAAAAAAAGCCGTGCGCTTCGATCACCGGCAGCCGCTGTTCAATCCGTCGGGTGCATATTTTGAAACAAAACCCGTCGGCCCCTTTCCCCCCGGAACGGTTATAACGGGCATCGAAGCGATTGTCGATACGCCGAAAGAAACGGACATTCAGTTTTTTGTGCGCGCGGGCGGCAACTATCACGCGTGGACGGACTCCGATCCGGCGTGGGGCCCTGTAACGGAACACACGAAAATAGAAAACGTCGGCGGAATATGGCTGCAAGTTGCCGCCGCTTTGTATACCGACGGCTTGGGCGAAAAAACCCCGACCCTCACGGAGCTGACTTTAAAATATACGGAAAAAGATCCCCCGCTCGCGCCCGTGCGTGTATTTGCGCAGGCAGGCGACGGCAGCGTAGACCTCTCGTGGCTTGCGTCCGCCGGCAATTCCGCGGACGGCTATATCGTCTATTACGGCGAAAGTCCCGGCGAATATTTGGGCACTGACGCGCTTGAGGGCCGCTCACCGATAAACGCGGGAAATACGCTTTCGCTTCGCCTTACGGGCTTAAAAAACGGCAAAATATATTATTTTGCGGTGTCCGCGTATGAAGATTCGGAGCCGACTCTTGAAGGCGCGCTGTCGGCGGAAGTTTTTGCGCGGCCCCTAAAGGGAAAACGATGA